ATGTAAACAGCACAGATAGCAGCAGTATCCCGATGACCACAGGATTGGACGAATCCGAGTGGACAGTTAGCTGGTCACCGGCTTGGGCAGTGAGTTGTTCACCCTGTTCTGAGACAAACATAAAAACAGACACTGACACAGAAATCATCGTGACGATGACCCACATTTCCGGATGCGTGTATGTACGTACATTACGCGTCTCCGTAGAAAGCACAGAGGTTGTCCTTCCCAACATCTTTGCACCATCCAGCACCGGACCCAACAGACTTTGGAACATACAACTCCCATCGGGATATGAAATGAAAGAAATATTCATCTACGACCGATGGGGAAATCAGGTAGCCGGCGAAAATATCAGAGAGTCTTTATCCTGGGACGGCAGATTCAACGGGATGGATCTTCAGCCGGGCGTATTTGTATATTTTATGAAATATTCGGATTCGAAGGGAAATGTCGTTGTGAAGAGAGGGGATGTGACGTTGGTGAGGTAGGGGGAATGAAGCTGTTGGCTATTAGCTATTAGCTATTGGCGGGTAGCTCGTAGTTAGTAGATTTGCGGTAGTTATCAACCATCAACCCTATCAACCTTATCAACCCCATAAACCCCATAAACCTTATCAACCCTATCAACCTTATCAACCATCAACCCCCAAAACTTACTCCTCCAAAAACCCACCCAAAGCATCCCAATATTCATCAAAAGTACTTAGATTTCCATGTGTGCCATCCTGTAATGTGATCATCGTAACATTTGGTCGTTGTATGCTATCGTAGAGTCTCAACGCACCGAAATATGGGGTGACATCATCATCCGTGCCATGCAGAATCAATATTTTCATGGAAGCGTTTTTTAAATATTCGTATGTGTTGAATCTGATTGGCTTTTCATCAAAAAATTGATAGAATGGGAAATACTGTTCAATGAGTTCATCCAGACTGTAGTAGGGAGTTTCCAGTATCAGCCCTTCAGGAGCATGTATCGATGATAACCATGCAGCTACTCCGGAACCCAAAGATCTTCCAAAATATATTTTATGCTGATAACAAAATGAATCATTTACAAAATGACAGAGACTCTCCGCATCCTGTGTCAGATTTTCTTCCGAAGGCGTGCCGGTACTTTTTCCATAGCCGCTGTAGTCCATTACAAATACATCATAGCCATATCCCGTCAACAACTCTGCAATTTTACTCCACCGCTCCAGATTGTCTTTATTGCCATGAAAATATAAAATGGCACCTTTCGGTTGGTTAACCAGGCATCGGACTACATTTATTTTCCTGTTTCCACTGTTTATAAAATATTCTTCATAAGGATTTTCGAGTTTGTATTTATAAGAAGTTGGTAAATATTCCGGCCTGAAAACAAACCAGGGAATCATTTTGTCCGAGTTATATATAATGATGATTGCCGAAAACACCAATATCATCAATATAGCAATGACTTTTTTCATGGAGAGTGATTCGGTTATTTTTTCTTATCCTTATCTCTGGAAAAACCAATACTGCTTTTTTCTTTATCAAACGCCAGCTTGTCGATCGTGAAAATCTGACTTAGAATTTCGTGGTAAGATTCAAAATTGTGCAGATTATTGTGTCCGCCGCCGATCACAGTGTGCAGTCGCGTGAGCCCGACATTTATTTTTGCCAGTTTAATGCTCGATGAGAGCGGGATCAACCTATCATTGGTGCCGTGAATGATATGGATGGGGCATCGGACATATTTTATCCACTTGTATGTAGGAATGGGGAATTTCAAGAGAATAGACATCGGCATAAACGGCATATATCTTCCTGTGGTTTTACTCATGCTGTAATAAGGTGCATCCAGAATCAACATTCTTGGATTATTGGAAGAAGCCAGCTTAGCGGCAAAACCTGAACCAAGTGATCGGCCATACAATACTATGTGTTCTTCTCCAACTCTGGATTTGATTTTATCATACACGAGTTGAAGGTCGTTTTTTATTTCTTCCTGTGTCCTGATACCTGTACTTTTTCCAAATCCTCTGTAATCTATCATGATGACATCATACCCATATCTCAAAAAGTCGATAGCAAATTTGCCCCAACCCTTGATACTCCGGCTGTTTCCTTTGAGATAAAACACTACACCAATGGGGTTTTCTGCTTTAAACCGGATACCGGAAAGTTTTACACCGGGTTTTACATCAATAAGGTATTCCTGAAAGTTCAGATCGTCATATTCAAACCGAAATTCTTTACCCAATTTTTCAGGGCGAAATAATATCACATCCTGCAGGAAATATACCAAAAGACTTATCAAAAGATATGCTGAGGCAATCACAAACAATATTTTGCCAAAGTGGAGTATAAACCAATCGTAGATAGTACTCATGACAAATGCCTTTGTTTAAAACTCTAACAAATGTATGATAATTTTGGGGTGTGTTCTCTACCGAATGAATATTTTCTTCATTGGTAATAAAACCTATACTCCTGAAGTTGCAATAATATAGTGTACGTTTAACAAGATTAACAATCTGACTATCTGGTAAATCCGACAATTACTTAAAGGTGCAGGCGTTCTTTACGATTCAACAATTGGTCTTTTGTCTCAACTCTGTCAGGATCCGGGACACAGCAA
The genomic region above belongs to Saprospiraceae bacterium and contains:
- a CDS encoding alpha/beta fold hydrolase, with the translated sequence MSTIYDWFILHFGKILFVIASAYLLISLLVYFLQDVILFRPEKLGKEFRFEYDDLNFQEYLIDVKPGVKLSGIRFKAENPIGVVFYLKGNSRSIKGWGKFAIDFLRYGYDVIMIDYRGFGKSTGIRTQEEIKNDLQLVYDKIKSRVGEEHIVLYGRSLGSGFAAKLASSNNPRMLILDAPYYSMSKTTGRYMPFMPMSILLKFPIPTYKWIKYVRCPIHIIHGTNDRLIPLSSSIKLAKINVGLTRLHTVIGGGHNNLHNFESYHEILSQIFTIDKLAFDKEKSSIGFSRDKDKKK
- a CDS encoding alpha/beta hydrolase, coding for MKKVIAILMILVFSAIIIIYNSDKMIPWFVFRPEYLPTSYKYKLENPYEEYFINSGNRKINVVRCLVNQPKGAILYFHGNKDNLERWSKIAELLTGYGYDVFVMDYSGYGKSTGTPSEENLTQDAESLCHFVNDSFCYQHKIYFGRSLGSGVAAWLSSIHAPEGLILETPYYSLDELIEQYFPFYQFFDEKPIRFNTYEYLKNASMKILILHGTDDDVTPYFGALRLYDSIQRPNVTMITLQDGTHGNLSTFDEYWDALGGFLEE